A genomic segment from Nitratiruptor sp. YY08-10 encodes:
- a CDS encoding Bax inhibitor-1/YccA family protein: protein MDHFNKNVHSVTKVANEVRTSAASNEQSKQLDIATFIKKTYQLFAASLMAAATGAYIGMQMAPSIATWYWGLVILEFIMLFGVYLTKSKPGLNLFMLFGFTFMTGLTLTPLLSAVLALPAGANILTNALLLTGVAFGGLSLFAINTKKDFTTMGKFLFIALIIMIVAGLINIFLGSPLLQTLLAAAGAIIFSIFILFDTQNIIRGNFATPVEAAIALYLDVLNLFISLLQILGIFGSDE, encoded by the coding sequence ATGGATCATTTCAATAAGAATGTTCACTCTGTAACGAAAGTTGCAAACGAAGTACGAACTTCCGCTGCTAGCAATGAACAATCAAAGCAACTCGATATCGCTACCTTTATCAAAAAGACCTACCAGCTCTTTGCTGCTAGCTTAATGGCTGCGGCAACAGGTGCGTACATCGGTATGCAGATGGCACCCTCTATTGCCACATGGTACTGGGGGCTTGTCATATTAGAGTTCATCATGCTCTTTGGTGTCTATTTGACAAAGTCAAAACCGGGCTTAAATCTTTTCATGCTTTTTGGTTTCACATTTATGACAGGACTTACCTTGACACCTTTGCTCAGCGCTGTGTTAGCACTTCCGGCTGGAGCAAATATCTTAACAAACGCTCTTTTATTGACAGGCGTTGCTTTTGGAGGGCTGAGCCTTTTTGCTATCAATACAAAAAAAGACTTCACAACTATGGGCAAGTTTCTTTTTATAGCTTTAATTATTATGATTGTTGCAGGTCTTATCAATATTTTTCTCGGCAGTCCTTTATTACAAACACTTCTTGCTGCAGCAGGAGCAATCATCTTTAGTATTTTCATACTGTTTGACACACAAAATATCATCCGGGGAAATTTTGCCACTCCAGTAGAAGCAGCAATCGCTCTCTATCTTGATGTATTGAACCTTTTTATTTCTCTCTTACAAATCCTCGGAATTTTTGGCAGCGATGAATAA
- a CDS encoding thiamine-phosphate pyrophosphorylase produces MNNNALEPKLFRLIDANLNRLKEGIRVVEDIQRYIFENKNIASQLKNLRHQATYDDERLLQYRDIKGDVLKESIPSEEQRSNIQALLQANIKRAQEAARVLEECFKLINTKQSQIYKTIRYELYDIEKKL; encoded by the coding sequence ATGAATAATAACGCTTTAGAGCCGAAACTTTTTCGGCTCATTGATGCAAATCTCAATAGACTCAAAGAGGGTATACGTGTTGTGGAAGATATCCAAAGGTATATATTTGAGAATAAAAATATCGCTTCACAACTCAAAAATCTTCGCCATCAAGCCACTTATGATGATGAAAGACTTTTACAATATAGAGATATCAAGGGAGATGTTTTAAAAGAATCTATACCCAGTGAAGAACAAAGAAGTAATATTCAAGCTCTGCTGCAAGCAAATATAAAAAGAGCTCAAGAAGCCGCAAGAGTTCTAGAAGAGTGCTTTAAATTAATTAATACAAAACAATCACAAATATACAAAACGATACGTTATGAACTCTATGATATAGAAAAGAAACTTTAA
- the secG gene encoding preprotein translocase subunit SecG, which yields MIKVLFILQIVLAIILTIVILLQKSSSIGLGAYSGSNESVFGAKGPQGFLARLTFFLATVFVFNTILLGYLYNKNYTKSVVDTIKVQKTAPVPTIPAPVTKSQSNVPEAPAAK from the coding sequence ATGATAAAAGTTCTTTTTATCCTTCAAATCGTTCTTGCCATCATTCTAACCATTGTTATTTTACTACAAAAAAGTTCTTCCATTGGTCTGGGAGCATACAGTGGAAGCAATGAATCTGTCTTTGGTGCAAAGGGACCACAGGGATTTTTGGCACGACTGACTTTCTTTTTGGCAACCGTTTTTGTCTTCAATACCATTTTGCTTGGATATCTGTACAATAAAAATTATACAAAATCAGTGGTAGATACAATCAAAGTACAAAAAACGGCACCTGTGCCTACCATACCAGCTCCTGTCACTAAGTCACAATCGAATGTTCCAGAGGCTCCTGCGGCGAAGTAG
- a CDS encoding polysaccharide deacetylase family protein → MFQRLLRRSSAALLLACSFLFADAHIFVYHRFGDPRYPSTNTSLAELEAQFTYFKQHHYTVVSLSTLVQALQNGKEIPSNWVILTIDDGFKSFLNALPLFRKFHYPFTLFLATKPIENRYPDYLSWNDLKKIAQYGQIAFHSHAHPYLVDLSDQEIQNDTKMGLELFAKRLGYTPKYYAYPYGEYDERVKKVIKFFGFTAICNQNIGAISKTSSIFDLDRIALVGKVSLPQMLRFNHLDAVWIEPKSYPKNGILERVHVQIDPIYKHAFVYVTGYGWRKVAVTNGIINQKLHLRVSKKRIRVIIKVKNSKISTKILVRSRYGTE, encoded by the coding sequence ATGTTCCAGAGGCTCCTGCGGCGAAGTAGCGCCGCGCTTTTACTTGCTTGTTCATTCCTTTTTGCAGATGCTCATATTTTCGTTTACCACCGTTTCGGCGATCCAAGGTATCCTTCCACAAACACATCACTTGCAGAGCTTGAAGCACAATTTACCTATTTTAAACAGCACCATTACACCGTTGTTTCTCTTTCAACGCTGGTACAAGCGCTTCAAAATGGAAAAGAGATACCTTCAAATTGGGTGATACTGACAATCGATGACGGATTTAAAAGTTTTTTAAATGCACTCCCTCTTTTTCGTAAGTTCCACTATCCTTTTACCCTCTTTTTGGCAACTAAACCGATAGAAAACCGTTATCCAGACTATTTGAGTTGGAACGATCTCAAAAAAATAGCTCAATATGGGCAAATCGCTTTTCACTCCCATGCGCACCCTTATCTTGTGGATTTAAGTGACCAAGAGATTCAAAACGATACAAAAATGGGATTGGAGCTTTTTGCAAAAAGGCTTGGATATACTCCAAAATATTATGCCTACCCTTATGGCGAATATGATGAGAGGGTAAAAAAGGTAATCAAATTCTTTGGATTTACAGCCATTTGCAACCAAAACATAGGCGCTATTTCAAAAACAAGCAGTATATTTGATCTTGACAGAATCGCACTTGTCGGCAAAGTCTCTCTCCCTCAAATGCTTCGATTCAACCATTTGGATGCTGTATGGATTGAACCAAAAAGCTATCCAAAAAATGGGATTTTAGAAAGAGTACATGTTCAAATAGATCCGATATATAAACACGCTTTTGTTTATGTGACAGGATATGGTTGGAGAAAAGTTGCCGTAACAAATGGCATTATTAATCAAAAACTGCACCTTCGGGTATCAAAAAAACGTATTAGAGTGATAATAAAGGTAAAAAATAGTAAAATTAGTACAAAAATTTTGGTGAGGAGCCGATATGGAACTGAATGA
- the frr gene encoding ribosome recycling factor — MELNEIYEYARDHMQKSLDVLKKDFNTLRTGRVTTAVVENIKVDYYGAPTPLNQAASVVAADATTIVISPWDKSLLGEIERAIQEANIGVNPNNDGDQIKLFFPPMTVEQREAEAKKAKQFGEKAKIAIRNVRRDANDKIKKLFKDKAITEDEEKRGLEEVQKITDEFIKKVDDLVKQKEQEIMKV; from the coding sequence ATGGAACTGAATGAGATCTATGAATATGCACGGGATCATATGCAAAAGAGTTTGGATGTTTTGAAAAAGGATTTCAATACTCTTCGAACCGGTCGAGTAACGACAGCTGTCGTAGAAAACATCAAAGTGGATTATTATGGAGCACCAACTCCACTAAATCAAGCGGCTAGCGTGGTTGCAGCTGACGCAACAACGATCGTTATATCTCCATGGGACAAATCACTGCTTGGAGAAATAGAAAGAGCTATTCAAGAAGCAAATATCGGTGTCAATCCAAACAATGACGGCGATCAGATCAAGCTCTTTTTCCCTCCGATGACAGTGGAGCAAAGAGAAGCGGAAGCGAAAAAAGCAAAACAGTTTGGTGAAAAAGCAAAAATCGCCATCCGAAATGTCCGACGCGATGCAAATGACAAGATCAAAAAACTCTTTAAAGATAAGGCGATCACAGAAGATGAAGAGAAACGAGGACTCGAAGAGGTCCAAAAAATTACCGATGAGTTTATCAAAAAAGTGGACGATTTAGTCAAACAAAAAGAGCAAGAGATTATGAAGGTGTAG
- the pyrE gene encoding orotate phosphoribosyltransferase, which yields MDIEKIYKESGALLEGHFLLSSGKHSPNYLQSAKVLEDPKKAELLAKELAKQIQAAGIEVDTVCSPAIGGLLAGYELARALGVRFIFTERKDGKMTLRRGFEVEPGEKVLICEDIITTGGSAMEAAKEMEKRGAEVVAFAALANRGICKRVGSDAPSRSECKLPSNKPLFALADFTFPIYESQECPMCAEGSKPIKPGSRGN from the coding sequence TTGGATATAGAAAAGATATATAAAGAGAGCGGTGCTTTGCTAGAAGGACACTTCTTGCTCTCTTCTGGTAAACACAGCCCAAACTATTTGCAAAGCGCAAAAGTTTTAGAAGATCCAAAAAAGGCTGAACTTCTTGCAAAAGAACTTGCAAAACAGATTCAAGCAGCAGGGATTGAAGTTGATACTGTCTGCTCTCCTGCCATAGGCGGTCTTTTGGCCGGATATGAACTGGCTCGAGCTCTTGGAGTCCGTTTTATCTTTACCGAAAGAAAAGACGGAAAAATGACACTTCGAAGGGGTTTTGAAGTAGAACCAGGCGAAAAAGTACTTATCTGTGAAGATATCATAACCACGGGTGGCAGTGCTATGGAAGCGGCAAAAGAGATGGAAAAACGAGGAGCCGAAGTTGTCGCATTCGCAGCCTTGGCAAATAGAGGAATATGTAAACGAGTTGGAAGTGATGCTCCATCAAGATCAGAATGCAAACTCCCATCCAATAAACCTCTCTTTGCCCTTGCAGATTTCACATTCCCAATTTATGAATCTCAAGAGTGCCCAATGTGCGCAGAGGGTAGCAAACCGATCAAACCTGGTAGTCGAGGCAATTGA
- a CDS encoding RDD family protein, with protein MRWRNVKQGKIDKSQTETKQKNYIPAPISDRLKAFLTDTFMITMPIMYIVIYLIMGSREGFREHMATGWLYIIIPHYLIVTLLWTIKGETPGMRAYDMKIIRWNSLENPNFFQSTIRYIAMPFSILSIVGVVIAFFRKDKATFHDLISLTRMIHAPEK; from the coding sequence ATGAGATGGAGAAATGTCAAACAGGGGAAAATCGACAAATCACAAACCGAAACAAAACAAAAAAATTATATCCCTGCGCCTATCTCAGATCGCCTCAAAGCCTTTTTAACTGATACTTTTATGATCACTATGCCTATTATGTATATTGTTATTTACCTTATTATGGGTAGTCGTGAAGGTTTTCGAGAGCATATGGCGACAGGATGGCTCTACATCATCATCCCCCATTATCTCATCGTAACGCTCCTTTGGACTATTAAGGGTGAAACACCTGGGATGCGAGCATACGATATGAAAATCATCAGATGGAACAGTTTAGAAAATCCAAACTTTTTCCAATCCACCATCCGCTACATTGCCATGCCTTTTTCTATATTATCTATAGTTGGGGTAGTAATCGCATTTTTTAGAAAGGACAAAGCGACATTTCATGATCTCATCTCTTTAACCAGAATGATCCATGCTCCCGAAAAATAG
- a CDS encoding MFS transporter: MLPKNRLFLLVSAFYFWFFAIIGVYVIYMPKVLELKGYSSYEIGIVFAMSPLMRFLTPFLFLKKFRLDQKIFALSLVLALLAGILFFITIDHFLLFLIPNIFIGIAFALMLPFVETIALAKIGKEKYGRSRLFGSIGFIVVALILAKFMHQPDIALKLLFVTILMTVSVSLFFLQEKSMRKMSEGSIDFFKHWPLWANLFFMQVSFGPFYNFFTIYESEQGLDYSTISYLWTFGVLAEIVMLFFQAPLMQKNLLSLLKLSSFVTAFRWLLLFLFPTNLPVLYFSQSLHAFSFALYYSAAISYLFHIYNNKTLAQQFFGGISFGLGGMVGSFLAGLLYGRYLFLYAACIAFLSFLVIILERPQKD, from the coding sequence ATGCTCCCGAAAAATAGGCTCTTTCTCCTTGTATCTGCGTTTTATTTTTGGTTTTTTGCCATTATTGGCGTATATGTCATCTATATGCCAAAAGTTTTGGAGCTCAAAGGATACTCCTCATACGAAATTGGGATAGTCTTTGCCATGAGTCCATTAATGCGGTTTTTGACACCTTTTTTATTTTTAAAAAAATTTCGTCTTGATCAAAAAATATTCGCTTTGTCACTTGTTTTGGCACTCCTTGCTGGGATACTTTTTTTCATTACCATCGATCATTTTCTTCTTTTTTTGATTCCAAACATCTTTATAGGCATCGCTTTTGCCTTGATGCTACCTTTTGTCGAGACTATCGCTCTTGCAAAAATCGGAAAAGAGAAATATGGCAGAAGCAGGCTTTTTGGCTCCATTGGCTTCATTGTAGTCGCACTCATTTTAGCAAAATTCATGCATCAGCCAGATATTGCCTTGAAACTACTCTTTGTTACGATTCTCATGACAGTATCGGTCTCCTTGTTCTTTTTACAAGAAAAATCGATGAGAAAAATGAGTGAAGGCTCCATTGATTTTTTCAAACACTGGCCTTTGTGGGCCAATCTCTTTTTCATGCAGGTGAGTTTCGGGCCATTTTATAACTTTTTTACGATTTATGAAAGCGAACAGGGGCTAGACTATTCAACAATCAGTTATCTTTGGACGTTCGGCGTTTTAGCAGAGATTGTCATGCTCTTTTTTCAAGCTCCTCTTATGCAAAAAAATCTTTTATCGTTACTGAAACTCTCCTCCTTTGTAACTGCGTTTCGATGGTTGCTTCTCTTTCTTTTTCCTACCAATTTACCAGTTCTATACTTTTCCCAATCCTTGCATGCATTCAGTTTTGCCCTCTATTACTCTGCAGCAATAAGCTATCTTTTTCATATCTACAACAATAAAACACTTGCACAGCAGTTTTTTGGAGGAATCAGTTTTGGTCTTGGAGGTATGGTAGGAAGCTTTCTAGCAGGTCTTTTGTATGGACGATATCTATTCTTATATGCAGCTTGCATCGCTTTTTTATCATTTTTGGTTATAATTTTAGAAAGGCCACAAAAGGACTGA